From a single Solenopsis invicta isolate M01_SB chromosome 4, UNIL_Sinv_3.0, whole genome shotgun sequence genomic region:
- the LOC105206707 gene encoding uncharacterized protein LOC105206707, with protein MMKRFRKYLEKKELSLSADKSKVLVFENGRGRRKKREWKWKEENIEEVKEIRYLGYTLQKNGGAEKHTRERLRRATIAMKRTWSIGERIFKEDFRRRIKMFEALVGSVTLYGAEVWGWRDEKTLDGIKRKYAKWILNLDRGTPNYILLEETKMEEIRIQAIKRALRYEEKARQSAVILLTPHIII; from the coding sequence ATGATGAAGAGATTCAGAAAATACTTAGAGAAGAAGGAGCTGAGCCTAAGCGCAGACAAATCGAAAGTATTGGTTTTCGAAAacggaagaggaagaagaaagaagagagaatggaaatggaaagaagAAAACATAGAGGAAGTTAAGGAGATAAGATATCTTGGCTACACGCTACAAAAAAACGGAGGCGCGGAGAAACATACAAGGGAAAGACTACGAAGAGCAACAATAGCAATGAAAAGGACATGGAGCATAGGAGAAAGAATATTCAAAGAAGACTtcagaagaagaataaaaatgtttgaagcaCTAGTAGGAAGCGTGACCCTATACGGGGCAGAAGTATGGGGCTGGAGAGACGAAAAAACATTAGAcggaataaaaaggaaatatgcAAAATGGATACTAAATCTGGACAGAGGAACACCGAACTATATACTGCTGGAGGAGACAAAAATGGAAGAGATCAGAATACAGGCGATCAAAAGAGCACTCAGATATGAAGAAAAAGCGAGACAATCAGCTGTTATATTATTAACACCACATATCATCATATGA